From the Callospermophilus lateralis isolate mCalLat2 chromosome 10, mCalLat2.hap1, whole genome shotgun sequence genome, the window GTGGATGGGGACCTGAAACTAGAAGCCTCAAGTaaacttcttctctacattattccTGTCAGATCACAGTGataaaaaagttgattataatacTTACAatattttccaggaacagttaaTATGCATTATAAAAATCTTGCTTTTAGAAAAGTAACATCTGCTTTGGGTGCACGGAGTAGAACCTTTCCACTCTAAGTATGATCTGGGGGCCAGGAGCACTGGTGGAAGCCAGGGAAATGCTAGTatttgcattttaacaagatcccaGGTGACATCTATGCATGGGAACTGAGAAGTAGTGGTATCAAGCATTACTTTACATGGATAAACACAGAGGACAGCAGTCTTGGGGGAAGAACTTTTTAACAGGAGGACTCTTTAGGAGAGGAGCTGGACCAGGAGAGGTGGGGTGGGAGGAATGGTGAGGTCGGTGTCGGGTCAGAATACAAGTTGTTTCCAAACTCTCACTGCCCTAGGAGCTGTCTGGGAAAGATTTTCAGAGTTTGGAATCAGGGGTACCTAAGCTATTGTTTTTTACCAAGAAGACTTTGGTTAATTATGAAATCTCCAGAATCGAGGAGCAGCCCATAGTGACTTACCGCCGTCTCCATCTTTTTACCATTGCACCACACATCCATGGTGTCTTTTTCTGTGAAAGTGACATAAAGTTTGAAGGTTATGATTCTATAATTTAAAGATAAACATAACCttacatatttattattttaggaaAAGTTTGATACACTGGGTTTCTAAAGTTCCATTAATATTCTCAAATGCAACACTTTTTCGTGGCTTTGAAATGCTCCTGAAATTTGAAAAGCCATTTTTGCTCATAGATAAAACATCTTTCAATAGAAAGTCATGACACCAATACAAATTGATGAAGTTttgttaaacaaaataaatattgaagGACAATCATTGAGGGAAGGTCACATATGAGTAAATGTCAGGGGCCTTTCTACACGGAATGTCCCTTGTCCTTGAGCCTGACAATCCCTCTTGCTTCACACTGACCCAACTAGAGAGAGCACAGAGACCACCATGCAGGATAGTCAGCAATCAGGTTTGGAAATTCAATCTTTAGTTTCTTACCAGATAGCACAGTAATCTATATTCTTATTTATAACGGTTTCACTTTGGGAAAAATTATTGGATCACAAGGAAAAACCAGGTAtgagagctgggcacagtggtgcacacctgtaagctcagcagcttgggaggctgcgagttcaaagccagcctcagcaacttagtgaggccctaagcaactcagtgagaccctgtctctaaataaaatatgaaaaaagggctgcgaatgtggctcagtggttaagtacctctgggttcaatccccagtaccaaaaaaaaaaaaaaacccaaaaaaacaaactaacaaataaaaaaacaggtCTAGTGGGTGCAACAAGATGCCACCACAGCACACTGACACATCAGCTGACTGCCATTGCTTTCCTCAGGGTGGGGGAGTCCCCAAAGCAACCTGCGAGTGTTCGAGTGTTCATGTCTTGAGAAGTGGCAGGACAGAAGGCTGCACTCAGCAAGTGCCACAAGAGGAGGGGGAGAGAAGCATGCAGGAATCAAGTGGCTGTCAGAACCTGTCTGGGGTCAAGTCTAAAGCCAGTCAAGGTGTGAGTGTGGCAGGGTGCCTGCGGCAGGAGCACCATCTGAAGGGGCTTGTTTTCTCCTCACACAGTGAGCTGGGTGCCTCGCTTAGAAAGGAGAAAGGCTTTGGAGATGGGCTAGATGGAAAAGCAGAGGGCACCAGGAGACATGGGCAGGGGTCACCCAAAAGGCTGTCTGAGTGGGAAGCATCTGGTCACAGCTGCAGAGAGACTTAGTGTGTCCAAACATGTGGCAGAGCACACAGTTGTAAGGAAGCCACAGTGGTGGGGACACTGGCATTCAGTGTGCCTGATGAACACAGGGTGTATGCAGGTTTTCTGTAATGGCTCACTGGCACACCTTGAGGAACACTGCTAATCCTGAAGCCCATGAAGAAAGTGGAGCAAATTTGACACCATAAAAGTAAAACAACAAACATTTGCATGACTGAAAAAACCATGGATACACATATGGGAGGCCATCCTtgcacgtgatttgagttactTCCCTGGCTGGGCGAGAAGCGCTTAGACACATCCTTGTGTCCAGAGCTTTCCGCAGGTTCGAGGGCTTGTCCATGTGGAGGCATGTCTGGCCATACCCCTGAAGACCCAATCATTGCACCTGACTTTGGACACTGCCCCCTTAATATTcactggatgggattttccccagaattttttgttccccaataaaagcccactccctggcgtgttctctttctctcgctagcctcttcagtaaacctcgctaccacattaggtggctggaggctggagctAGGAGAAGCTGTCCTGGAACTGGTTtaaggtaattagagtcttgtctctttaattcaaACTCCCTTTTGGATTAGCCACTTAGCCGAACCTTCATTTATGAAGCCTATGCTGGCCTCGGGCTAAATACACATAAGCAAAGTCATACAATAAATgaacaataaattaataaatgaaaaactGGAGAAAATACTTGAAATAGCCAGGCAAGGTAGCTCACACCTATGATTCCAGCAGctcgagaggctaaggcaggaggatcgcaagttcaaagccagcctcagcaactaagtgagggcttgagcaacttagtgggatcctgtgtcaaaataaaaaattgtagCTGGGGATCTGagtcagtggttaagctcccctgggtccaatctctgGTCAAAACcaccgccaccaccaccaccaccaccaacaacaacaaaaaacctgaaAACCTTGAAACAGCACAAAAAGGTTAATCTCACTAATATAAAGATTCctagaaataaaggagaaaatgaCTAACAACTCAAAAGCAAAGGATATGAACAGGAACaatcagaaaagtaacacaaaagtAACAACATATGAAAGAGGCTTAAACTCAACTAATTTTAAAAGGGCAaagaaaaacaacacaaaaataccatttttttttttttttctcttaacagAGTGTCAAAAATCCAGGTTTGGCAATGTGCTGTGCTGGAGAACTCAAGGGAAAATTAGTACCACAGGGGGTTGCTAGGTAAAAATCTATGAGGGTAAAAAAATACAATTATTCTATGACTCAGAAAGCCTATTTCCCACTTCCAGAAGTTTGTACTAAAATAAGATGTGCACTGTGTTCCTAGATGCATGTTTCTAAGAGCAACAGATTAGAAACAGCCAAGTGCCCATCAGTTGGGAATGAATTAAACAACTATTTACTATTGAAATGTACTCTGCAGCTATAAAATACCAAGTTCTTCATGTATTAATACAAAAAGATCTTCAACATGTACTAAGTAAATAAAGTGAGACATTTTCATGTAATAAGGAGGTAATAAAATATGTGTATTTGCTTGAATCTGAATAAAGAAACACTAAAAGGCCACACTATTAAAAATGGCTatctttgggaggctgaagcaagaggatcacccgAGCCCAGGAAAAGGCCTAGGTGACATAGGAGAATGCTAACCAATACTAtcttctgtctcctcagatgctcCACATTTTTGAGGTGGTGAAAATGAATGTGCTTGATCTTTGAGGTCAGACCCCAGTCTCCCTGTTTACTAGCAGTACCTGTGACAAGTCACCACCACTGGGAGCCTCGATCTCCCTGTGAATAAACGAAGATGATACCACCTCTCTTACACAGGAATAATAAGGGATAGAATCATTTATGTAAAGTGCCTAGCATAGTATTTGGCATGAAATATGGCCTCTGTAAAACAGaatatttttgtaattaaatttttttccagcttTACTCTAACTTCTTAATATAAAATTTGGAAACTTATATGATATTGTTATTTGAAACTTGTCACattatatatctacatatatataactCCAACCCTAAGTAAGCTTGTTTTTTGTCTAAGTAACAAAAACACTATGagtgatatttttaaagaattcactaTGTGAGAAACATGCTAAGTATTTTATGTACACTAACTCAACTAAACATCACCCACACAACTCTGTGAGGGAGATACTatctctccattttacagatgaggaaaccagggTTTAGAGGGTAATTTTTCCCACCACACAGCTCGGATCCTAAAGCCTGAATTCTTCATCACTAATGTAGGCCTTAGAATAGTTTGCAGTTTGGTGGAACTTAGAAGAAGAAATCCTGTAGTATGAATACTCTAGGCAATTTTGCTTTCACCTCAAATTAACTCAGGCCTTCTCTTCTTACCAGGTCCCTTTTAGCCAGGCCAAATTGACAAGTTTGGATTGAACTCTCTCCCTTCCAAGATCATCAtgaggggttacaaatagataaaAAGAAGTAAAGACAGACAAAGAGTATATGGAGAAAAAGATTCTTAAAGGCCTGAGAGAATTCCCAAGTGGGTGAACAGTCCCCTGGGAATTTAAGAGACCAGCTAAGCTAAGTACAGTACCAGACATCTTCATTTCCACTATGAAATATTAAGTATCAGTTGAGTACAATGTTGGCATGGTAGcctcaaataattttaaaggcTTGGTTTCATTGTCTGTAAAAGCCCCATGTGTTCAAAtgtgttgataataaatccaatcCTTTCAAAACTAAAGTTCCCAGCAATAAGCAATGAGATACAATGGTTCTAAAACTTGATTGAGGTTTGAGTCACTACATTCCTTAGCCATATTACTGCAACATTTGGAAAGATAATGGATGAGCTCCTAAAAACTCCAGGAAAAAGAATAATGAGATCAGACTGGCAtaaattttctcatttaaaataataagaataGAAGATACTGGCACAAATCTTTCATAAGTTCTGAAATACAATGATTTTGAAGTTAAAATCCTGTACTTGGCAAAAACAGTAATTTAGCCTGAGGGTCAAGTAATGTTTATCTCCTAGATGATACCCTGGATCAGGAAATTACCATTAAGTAAAGATGAAACTGAGTCAAgtggggtggcacacacctgtgattccagctgtttgggaggctgaggcaggaggatggcaagttcgaggccagcctgggcaacttggtaagactctgtctcataaAAAAAGGTGGacaggctgggatatagctcagtggtgcagcacctctgggtttaatccccaatatcccccacccacacacacccaaGAAAGAAATATGAAACTGGAAGTTGTGGAGTTCAATAATGGGAGAATTAAAGGTCCTTGAAAGAAAGCTCAGATGGCCACTCTGCAGCAGATCAAGAGCTATCTACTCTCAAACAGGAAGGCAACAGACTGCCAAGACTATTTTTGTTAAGCTTGAAGAGgattacaaataataaaaaatatgaacaaaaatgATAACAGACATTAGGAATATAGACAAAGAATGGACATCTACTTccaataagaaaagagaaagcCAATCAGGAAAACAAAAAGCTATACAAAAATATCACGGTCCAAATACAAAGTCAACTAAAAGGCGGTAAAACAATTTTGAGTAACTGGTAGATTATATAACAGAAATCCATCTGACCTTAACACTAAAAACAACTTCCTGTGAGGGATGCTGGAGATAGGAcagtaaaagagagaaagaatgtaATCACAGCCTGCTCtgtgaaaatatttacaaagcgcaatataaatgttatttattGGCTTCCAATATAGGATCAGTCTGTAAAAACACAGAAGACTTAATAATGGCTACAGAAATACAAGTATTAACTACTTTGagaatgcaaaagaaaaaaaagacatacGTGGAGAGGAGTGGAGGAGAGGAGAGGCAGGTGGAGttgtatgtatgtacatacaGTATTTACACTGTAAATAGAGTACATGAAGATGATatgtaaaaaatgttttaaagttttGGTAGTAATTAATGATGATAGCActgatatattatgtatataagcAAATGAGTAATGAAGTGATATCCTAATTGCATCAGTCTCTGTGTCCTTTTCTTCCTAGTGTGGAGAAAAGAAGATACAGAAGTTAGGTAAGGTTAAGTAAAAACCTGGAAGTCCTGAACTTGAATTACAAGTATCAATAGGAACTTATATAAGATACTTCAtactaggcaaaaaaaaaaaaaaaaggtttctacCTCATTCCTCTTTCCCTCTATAGCACCCTCCCTGCTCCCTGCCATctacctatccatccatccatccattctacCTATGCACATAATTTTCTTGCTTTGTCCACTAAAAACCTACAAATAATAAATGAGCATTCTTAGTGAATGACAATATTATGCTCCTGAAATATCATTTTCCACTAATAGAAACTAGGACTTGGAGAAATAATGATTCCAGGTTTGGGCAGAAAAAGTTCAAAATGAGCATGAAATATCTTGTCATACCAGTTAGGAAAGAAGGCATCAAAGTTCACTGACGGTGTATCAAAAGGACTCAGGAGCCAATCTAAAGACTAATCTTTATTCTAGCTCTTTAGCTGAAATAAATGGGActaatcaatattttgaaagctggggaataaagggaaaaataagCAGTCATCCTGTATTTCCTATACAAAGTGTACCACTCTGTAACCAATGAGTAGATACAATATTTAAGGTAACAAGATAGAAATGTTTAAGGTAAGAAAAAAGAACAAGAGAATAAGAATATCAGTGTTTGGCAAGGATCTAGGCATTAATGGTGGTggacgtaaaaaaaaaaaaaaaaaaaaaaagaaatgacaaacACCATGTGCTCCATGACATAGCAAACCATAAGTGGTCtcctagaccaaaaaaaaaaaagtcaaacctAAATTTGACCAATTCTTCAGAGGCAACTGTCATTTTTACAGGAAATGTAGAAGACAGACATGTCACAGGTATGCAATCAGCAAGATCCAGTCATAGGAAACTCCTCTAGACAAATCAATCCAGTTACTTCAATAAACAAGCTATATAGGcaggaatttttcttttcttttctttttctttttttttttaactctgtgTACTTAGtacttgataaatattttttagttttaaaaaaggTATTTGGTAGCATCTGACTAGACTGTGGATAAGCTCTTTTCATTTAGGCATCCtcagtgtctggtacactaacAGGCATTTAACAAATACTACCTAAACACATGAATTGGTGAATTTATAAGAAGATCCAAACAGTCTTAACTCGGCAGTACGAAATACTAGGAGTAACCAGAAGACAGaaagttacttttttaaaaaaaatctaccttAGCTACATTTTGACAACTTTGATCTAATGCAGTCCTATACTTATTGTTACCTATAGAAAACTGTCTTATTAATTAATCTCAAATTTCTAACTGCTTTAAAGACatatttacaaagaaaaataccaaataataacaaatgtgtgtgtgtgtgtgtgtgtgtgtgtgtaatttatttatttttttttactttttggtattggggattgaaactaggggtactttaccactgagctatataactggcacttttctttctttctttctttctttttttttttttttttttttaatttcactgaacTGCTATGACAGTCCTAAAACTTGAGATCCTCGGACTCCTGAGTAGTTGGATTACATGCCTGTGTACCCACACCTGGGGAACCCAGGGCCtgagcatactaggcaagtgctcttccattgAGCAAcacccacaaccctaatattacttttttaaaacctAAGTTTATAACCCTCCAATCCATTCCCATCAAAATCTGGCTGTAAGTTATCCTATATACAAAACAGTGGATTAAGtgaattttcatacacacagggcaCATTAgacattctttcttttatttgaagCTCCCACAAAAGTCTGTATAGTTAGAGGAACTAATTAAACAGTCATCATAAAAACTGAATAAATTCTGCAGAAATGGCACTAACTTACCTAAAACAACTCTCAAGTCCTCACCATCCAAGTGCAATACCCATGTATTGGTAGTTTTTGATCTGTTCTCCATGTACTTCTTGAGACTTTTCCCATTAATTTCCAGAGTATATTCATAAGCAAAACCACTGATAGCATCtatatttattgttgcttttgTCTTGGCAGCTCCAACATAGAAGGTTTCTTTGCCCACTAATTTGAACATCCATTCTTTTCTTATCTCTTCCtaggtttaaaaatatatgtagatatataaatattttaaagataaaatggaagaaaattaaTATCTAATTTTAGAAATAATGTGAGACTTCAAAGTTTCCAAATGGCAATGTtatttagatattttttaaacTCATAATGCCAAGGTTTTAGAAAATAAGGCAT encodes:
- the Faim gene encoding fas apoptotic inhibitory molecule 1, which gives rise to MTDLVAVWEVALSDGVHKIEFEHGTTSGKRVVYVDGKEEIRKEWMFKLVGKETFYVGAAKTKATINIDAISGFAYEYTLEINGKSLKKYMENRSKTTNTWVLHLDGEDLRVVLEKDTMDVWCNGKKMETAGEFVDDGTETHFSVGSHNCYIKAVSSGKRKEGIIHTLIVDNREIPEMLE